The Legionella lansingensis DNA window TAGCATTACTGTTTTCATACTGATCTTCTTAGTTTATTGCTTTTTTATTTTTACAAAGCCTAGGGCAATTATTATGTTGCTAAAAATAAGTAAAAAAAGTCTTCTATGTTCAAGATTTTAGCACGATATTTATCGCTTCAGAAATTTATAGAGCAAATACACAGCACCACCAGTAATTAATAAGGAAGTTATTGGTTTTTTATGGACAAACAAAGATGTTTTTTGAGAGTACTCTTTAATTTCTGCCTCAAGTTCTTGTAATTTCTCTCTCCCTTCCTCATACATACCCAAAATAAATTTCTTACCTTCTTCTACTAGCTGTTGAATAGCTTCATTCGCTTCCGATTCCTCTACAGTGTCTTTCTTGCGTGAATGGGAGATGGATTTTATATTTTTCATACTTAACTCCTTTCATCTCATCTAAGCAAATTTTCGCGAGCAAAATTTTGAGTTTGGAAATAGAAGGCCCCTAGTAACGGACTCATTAAGTTCTAAATTTCTATGATATTTTATTCACGATGCCTTCTTTTGCACTGCACAATTAAAGAATAGGTGGCCCAAAAGTAACTGTCAAAGACTCCATAATATTTGAATAAATTTTGTACTACTGTGTTACATCCATTAATAGAGATTTATGAAGGAAGGGCTAGCATAAGGGATTCTTAAGATTAAAGACGGAATTGTATTGGCATGAATCAATGCATGAAGTCTCCAAATTACATCGTATTTGGACAGGTACTGTAGCCCGAACTTGTTCTATAGCTTTTTTGGTACTTTAAACGAGAGCTTTCATACAATATTAAGAATGTTCTTAGTATTTCCCGAATATAAGTGGCCTCACGAAGGGCTAGGCATGAGGCCATTTATCTTTAAAGCCCCGGAAAATTTTTAGATTTTATCAAGCACTTAATGCTTTTCCTGATTCTCATTCTAAAATATTCCCTCTTTCACCGATAACTACCCAGCATTAACAGTCTGAGTTTTCTTTTTAGAATTAATTGTTAAATATGTCCTAGCAACAATAAAACAATTAAAATAATTAGCAAAAGACCTACAAGACCAGAGGGACGATACCCCCATCCTCTACTATAAGGCCAAGCAGGTAGAACCGCCAATAGAATGATAATTAATATAAGTAACGAAATTAAACTCACGTTAATTCCCTTTAAAGTAGTTTCTAGAAATAGAATAAGGCATAAAAATTTTATGCCCTATAAGATTAATCCTCGACTTCACACGTAATTTTTGTGCAATCGCGGCAATTTGCTGCAGCTGAGGCAAATGCATTGTTGGCTGAAGCTTTTGTTTCTGACAATTTTTTATCGGCAGCTTGCTCAGCAGCATCAGCGCTACTACTAGCATTGGTTGTACAAATCCAATTTTTGGTAAGATCTGTTCTTGATGCAGAAAAACCTGAAGCCATAGTAGCCAATAACAATCCACCAAGGACTAATTTTAGAACTCCATTCATCATTTTCTCCTTTTAAAATAGATAATATAGTAAGCATATAAAATTAAAAAAAACAATCTAGTATTCTTTGCATCAAGAATAGGGGGGCAAGCTAACAAAATAGTTTTTGTTCTATACTTTAAGAAGTATTAATTACAAGGAGATAAAGATGGGATATATTATAGCTTGGCTATTAGGTGTGCCATTAAGCATTCTCGTCTTAATTTGGCTCGTTTCACATATTTTTTAATCACAAGGAATATTTATGACTAGAGAAAAGGAATTAATAGTCGAATCAACAACACTAACCCCACCACTGAAGCGTATCTCATGGAGTGCTATTTTTATTGGCGCACTTGTGGGTGTGGGGCTAAGTTTTTTATTAAATCTTTTTGGCGTAGCGATAGGACTAAGTGCCTATTCAGTTAATAATGGTTCAACCACACTAGCCGTAGGCGGGCTTATTGGCATTATCATAGGAATTATTGCAGCGATGTTAGTCGCAGGTTATGCAGCAGGCTACCTTGGCCGAGGATATTGTCCACAACGAAATCTTGGAATACTTTACGGATTTGCCACCTGGACTGTTGCTTTACTTTTAAGTGCCGTAGTTACTGCACACTTCAGTCAATATGTACAAGGTTATACTCGTGCAGTAACCAATACTGTTGTGGTTCCCGATAATTCGGTCTCTACACCTTCAGTAACCGTTGAGCCAAAATCTGAAGATGAAACAACTCAGTCTCAAGTTAATGTTAAAGTTACTCCTGAACAGTTAACTTGGGCGTCCTTTATAATTTTTGTGCTTTTCTTCATTGGGGCATTTGCAACGTGTGTAGGCGCTTGTTGGGGTATGTCCTGTAAAAGGATTGATTAGAATAAACCCAGGTCAACTTTGACCTGGGTTTTTCATCTTAGTCTATCATACTTCAAACTTAAATTGTTCTTAAATTCTGCGATTACGATTTACTGGGTAACCATTTATGTCCATAATTGAGCCATCTATCTCAATTAGGATGGTCATTTATTACATGGGAAAATGATATTTAAAGCAATACTCATTAAAAACGGTAAGGTTTATTAAACTTTAAAGTATATATTTTACCCAGAAAAATAGAAATAGATTAATAATAACGCTGCCAGTGTCATAAGTACTAAGGCGATAAAACCGAAGATATTAGACCATTTCCCATTGGTAAATTTCCCCATAATCTTTTTGTTATTAGCAAGATGAAGTATTACAGCAATGAGTAAGGGAGCGGTTAAGCCATATAAAATTGCAGTATAAAGTAGTGCCTGAAAGGGATTTAATTCTATAAAATCAATACCTAACCCTAACAGCAAAGCTACTATTATTATTAAATAAAAACACTTTGCTTTATAAAATTGTTTATCTAGCCCACTTTTCCAACCGAACAACGTTGTTAGGGTGTAAGAAAGGCACCCGCCTAATACAGGAATAGCTAAGAATCCTGTTCCAATCACCCCTAGAGCAAAAAGAAGATATGATAATTTTCCGGCTAGAGGCTCCAAAGCTTTTGCTGCTTGCTCGACTGTTTCAATGTTGGTGATTCCCTCTTTAAACAAGATAGTACCCGTTGTGAAAATGATAAAGTACATAACCAAATTCGAACTCAACATTCCAAATGCAACATCTTTGTTCATGTGTTTAATATCACGTCTCCCAACCATTATCCCTACTGATTTATCATAATTTTCAGCTTCCATAGTGGCTTGCCAAAAAAACAAATAAGGCGAAATAGTGGTACCTAAAATAGCTACCAAAATACTTAAGTATTCTTTATTGAATTGAATGGTTGGAACAAAGGTATGCTTTAATACTTCTATCCAATTTTGTTGTATAAGAAAAGGAATAATAAGATATAGCAGTAAAGATAAGCATAAATATTTTAATACAGCGACTATCTTTTTATACGATAAAAAAATAATCAAGAATATAAGGATTAAGGTAAAAAAAAGAGAAAATAGATAAGCAGGAATTATCGGCATTACTAAATTCGCCACAGCTCCCATGCCTGCAATGTCGGCACCAATATTAAGGATAATGGCAGGAGCCGTGAAGAGCACAGTAATACCTAAAATGGGCTTGGGATAGTGTTTTTTTATGTTAGTTGCTAATCCTTTCGAGGTTACTATGCCAATTCTTGCACACATCTCTTGTATAGCAAGCATGAGAGGAAAGGTGATTAATGCTGTCCAAAGGGTTAATAACCCGAATTGGGCACCAGCTTGAGAATAAGTCGCAATTCCTGAAGGGTCATCATCACTGGCGCCTGTAATAAGACCGGGACCCAATCGCTTAAAAAACCTTAATACTCTCTTTGTTCGAGAAGGTTTTTCTTTTACCATCCTATTTGCTTCCTATGATCCAACTCACACTATTCCATCTCGCTTAAGAGATGCTATATTTTAAAAGATTCCTTCAGAGAATGTTTTCATTTTATCATAAATAAATTAGATAATAATTTGATGGCAAAGTCATGAATTCTTTATCTAAGATTTAAGAAATTCTCTTATTACTTCATAGTATGCCAAGCTCCTATTGTTAATAACAGACAAGATTTATTATTAAAATGTGTTTATAAATTTTCTGAAGTACTGCATCCCTCGCATTCCAATGCTTATATTTATTATGATTCCGCATAGACATGGATCATTTCTTCTGTAAAAATTAAAAACTATACCAGATACATCGTAATGGAATTGTTTAATAAGATGAGTTCTTGGTGTAATTATGGATAATTGATTGTAATTCGGAGGTATTTTATGACAAACCAAGATACAATAGAGCTGGAAAAGACATACGGTTCATTGGCAGTGGCAAATAAATTACGACGCATAGCAGATGCTATTGAGCAAAACAAAGGATTTCAAATACAAATCAACAAACAACGTATTTATGTGCCAGTAGATGTTTATGTTGAATTTGAGTATGAAGAGGAGGGTGATGAATATGAGCTTGCAATAGAAATGAAGTGGAAAAAAAATAAAGGTTAGTTTTTCTTGCAAGGTTTCTTGCTGATTACTCTTTTGCACTTGATTATTTTGTTTCGCCTCAAGGGCTATGGCTGCTATTATCATAGTCATAAGAGTAACGAAGATTAAATAGGAAGTAGTTTCTTTTTCATCTAAATCTCCTTTCTAAATTGGGATATCAAAAATTCAAGTTTCTTGAATTTCTAAAGTTCTCTTTCGCTTTATTTTAGTGCAAAAGAGTATTTCATATGCCAAGGCACATAATATATGTGCCCCTCATACTTGCAAAGCATCTTTACCCTACTATTCGAAATAATTGTCATTTCTTGTTAAAAGCAAATAAATGCAGAATCCAACTCAATTTTACTCATCAAAAAATATGACCTCGCCAGAAGAAACATCGTACAAACCGCCAACTATTTTAATGGCTCTTTGCTCCTTTAGCTCCTTTATAATACTACTTTTATTCAGAATATTTTGAATGCTATTTTTGATATTAATTGTGGCAACTTCATTGACATAAGCGAGATTACTTCCGGTTCGATTTTCTTTAAATGTTTTTTCCTGGTGGACTGCCGGTTTTATTTTTTCTAAAAGCTGAGTCAAATACCCCAACTGAGCATCATCACAAGCCCCTTTTATTGCACCACAATTGGTATGGCCTAGCACTACAATTAATTTAGATCCAGCTACTTTGCATGCGAATTCTAAACTACCAATAATATCATCATTCACAATATTACCAGCAACTCTAATACTAAAAATATCTCCTAGACCTTGGTCAAATATTAATTCTGCTGGTGTTCGTGAATCAATACAACTGAGGATTGTGGCGAAAGGATATTGCCCATCTGCTGTTTCATTTACTTGTTGCAGTAGATTTCGATTAAATCGCAAGTTTTGCATAAACCGTTGATTTCCCTTTTGCAGCAAATCAATTGCTTGGTCTGGGGTGATATTATGTTGATCTTTTTTACTAATCGTTTTCATAAATGCTCCAATCCAATAATTTAATTATTTACCTTGCTTTTTTTAATTTCCATAACGTTATTCTCTATGGTGCTACAAATATCATTCAGAGGTAAATGGCTCAAATTCTCAATTGAAAAAGGGTTTTGTAGCTCTACTCCTATTTGGTCTAATGAAAAAAGAGCATAGGCGACCAAAGTCACGATAATAGGATTAATATATGCAGAATAATTAACTAGAGCCACTGGAAGTATAATCAAAAATAAAAGAATAAATCGACGTGATTTAATTGCCATCACAAAAGGCATGGGCGTTTTTAATATCCGTTCGCATGCCCCTTGACAATCCAAAACTGTTTGACGAAGCTCTTCTGCTTTCAAAAAAGAAAACTGATTTAATTCACCAGTTTCTTGCTTTTGAGACAACATTGAAGCCAGCTTTGATGAGATTAAATTAGGTTTGTGTTGCCACTGCTGCAATTCGGCATATGTATCATTACATAATAAATGTTTTACTTCTTCTATGGAGGTAATTCCCCTAAGACTGTTTTTCATAAGATAGGGCATTGCCGCAATTAGGCCAAGAATTTTATCTATCTCGCCTCTATTTGAAGAATCTACGTAACTTATTATAATAATTGCCAGATTCCTACTACAATTAACCACATTACCCCATAGTTTTCTTGCTTCCCACCAGCGATCGTATCCCGCATTTACACGAAAAACTAAAATTAATCCCATAATTACCCCTGCGTACTCAAAAGGGCTTATAGGAAGAGACAACCAGGGAATAAAAATACTTAGTAAAGAAATAAAACACGAATAAACACATACTGCCAAAACCTTTTTCCATACTCTAGGAGTAACCGAACCATGAATGGCAAGCGCACATTCCATGAAATTAGGATATTCATATTGATTTATAATTTTTTTATTTTCTTTCATAGCAATTCGCACCTAATTTATGCCTAAAAACTCCTGGTTGCTTTGCATAATACAGTTAAAAATGAACATCGATTAACACTCGATAAATTCTTTATCTTTCAACAATACTTTTTCGTTGTTCGAAAGCTTATCAAGGTGGAATTCAATTGCCCATGAGTATAAAACAGAACGAAATGTTATTTGAACCGATGACATAGCTTAGATCCTCTTAATTTTAAATTAATTTTTAAAAATAAAGCAAAAAATTTTCAATTTAATAGTAAGAGATGAAATGTAAATTTTACTTCCTAAGAGGTTGTTATTAATCCTCCTCATCATAAAACATTGATACTGTTAATATGGATTATTTGCTCTAATTTCAAGATGATTTTTAAATAATTTTTAGGTAAATTACCATTCAATCCCAATAATTCCTAATGAAACAATGCTGTTAAAATCAACTTTTGTCTCAATATGCTTATCAATCACCCGCCTCAATGCGTGGTAATCTACCCTCTCATTGCGACTTCTATCTGCAACAGTTGAATTAACCAATTCAAACAAAAGGTGCTGTTCATAAGATTTGGTAAACTTGCCGTTAATGTCATGCCAGTCAAGGCGTTGCGTTGTGGTTGGCCCTCCATCGCAGTAAGGACATCGACCTCGTCGTGGTGTAATTTCAATGGTGGTTTCTTTGCCTAAAATGGGTAAATAGCGCAGTTGTAATAGGCGACCATTGCCGGGAGGACGCGAGCGGAGTCTACTTTGGGCGCTCAACTCAAAGATGCGTAGAGCCTCTTTTTTTCAATTACTCCCGTATACAACTTTCAACCGTAACTCACAATCTTTCTTAATATTATGTTAATTTTTAATCTATAAGATATATTTAAATTCATTTAGATTGGTTATTAACTATGTTGCGTGTTTTTCGTTCTAAGAGAAAAATTGATGAGATAACTCCTGATGAGTTACAACCCTCAGAGAAGAATGAGGGGATTAAGAAACAAAAAATTAATTCTGCCGAAAGAAAACAAGAAAGGCTCGAATGGCTCAAGCGTGTAAACTACTCCCAAAAGAGAGATGAGGTTATAGCAGCTTCTTCAGAGGCCAAACGATTAAAGGCAGCCTTAGAAGCCGATTCAGAGAATGAACAAAATATCGGGGAATTTGGTGATACACTGAGACGATTATCACGGGCTCTTCAAGAATATGATCAATGTTTAGCAACAAGGTCAGAGACAGGATTCAAAAATTTTCTTAAACAGCAAATAAATTATGACTCTATTAAAGCTTTATCGGTTTCCTCGGAGCTTCTGCTTCAAGCTGCAAATGAGAAGAAACAAAAAATTAATTCTGATCAAAGAAAACAAGAAAGGAATGAATGGCTAAAACAAGTAAACTATTCTCAGAAGAGAGATGAAGTCATAGCGGCTTATTCAGCCGTTCTGAAATATTCAAAGGCAGCTTTAGAATCCGATACTAACGAAAGACAAAACAATGAAAAACTTGATGATGCATTGAGGAAATTAGCTCAGGCTCTTCAACAATATGACGAATGTTTAGTATCTAGTCCCAGTATGAAATTCAAAAATTTTCTTAAAGAGAAAATGGAATATAACCGCATAAGAGCACTATCGGCCTCCTCTGACTTACTACTTCAAATTGTAAGCAAAATAGCATCAGTTAGAAATACCATAGCCACGGAAGCTGAAATTGTTGATAGATTTAAGCGAGAAATTGAACAAATAATCGAGGAGAGATTTAAAAATTTAGAGGATTTTAACGAAGAAGATATTGTCGTTGCAAATCAATTACTACATATACAAATGCAAATGAATAGTATAGTGGATTTATCAAAAAATGCTTGCAATGAAATTCGTTTCTCATTGCAAAAAAATCATGCAATTGTGTCTATTTTTAGCCAAGAAAATACAGTCTATGATAAATTAATTGATCTTTTGTCAACGCCACTTAGACAACTACAGCATAATAATGCGGAAAAATTTTTTGAAAAAGCCCAAGAAATGAAAAAACAATATGGCTTATATCAAAAAATGTGCGTGATTTACGCAAAATTACCACCGCGAAATCCTTACGTAAATTACTTTCAAAGACAAATTGAATTAGTCAAGCAAAATATCATCGATCTTAAAATAGAACTTAGAAAAATGGGTAAGCAAGAATCCGTTTCGACACAAACTATTCCAGCTCTATCATTCTTTGCTAAAACGATGAGTCAAGTTGCTCTGAATACTCCAATTACCACTTGGGAACGGCACACGGATACCTCAAATCAGGAATTTTTCTTAAAACATTTTCTTAATGATAGGTGGATTAAGTCTGCTCTTCAATCATTAAAGAAGGAGGCATTTAATATTTCCTTTTTAGAATATCTTGAAAACGGAGAATACAAGATTCTTTTCGCTATTTCTGGATCTAATGATGCTCTTTCCGATCCTTACCATACTCAAAAAAGAAATATGAAAGGCATTAACGGCTTGGTGACTGACTGGGTAAAGAGCTGGAACAAAGAGCACCCAGGCATTACTTTCCAATATGTAGAATCTTATAACGGAAGTAATTTGGGCATGGACGACGGTTTTTGGTACTGTTCAGAGCCTAAATTGTCAATAGAATATAGCAAAATGAGACGAACGAGAGCACCACAAGAACGAATTGGGCAAAATAATTGGAGCATTGATCCCACAACGTTCTCAGCACAAGAACAAGATGCTTGCACTCGCCATTGTCAGCCCAGGCAGCGGGAATTGCTTGAGTATAGTGCAAGACCGGGTAGCCCCCTGCGGGTTGTTAATTAACTCTTGTGAGGCTGGAAAATATTTTTTTGTTGTTTTAATATATTAGACAATTTGATTTATTATCACTCATGGATTAAGTATGTTTCGTTGTAGTTCGGGGACTTTTTTTGAAGAAAAATCGAACACATTTTTCGTTATTCTCAAGGAATTGCAAGAAGCAAAACCTGATGATATTTTAACTAAAATTCAAAATTTTGTTTCGCTATATGAAAAAGGTGAGTTCGATAATTATTTTACGGATGCAAAATTACAAAATATTTTCAGTGACTTGATTTCATTGCATAGCGAAATGCTTACTGAAATTGGCTTTGCTTCAGGAAAACAAGTTCCTCTTACCCAATTAAATCCATTACAGCAATTATTAGGGGTTTATTATCTATCACTAGCCTTAAAGGAAATAAAATCGACTAATCCAGATAAATGTTTTAATGAAAAAGCAACTAAACTATTGCACAAAGCAGCGGACTCATCTATTCAGGCTATTTTATTTTTGCGACCTTTATATTTTCTGAAATGTTTAGAACATAATCCTTCTTTCGCTGCAGAAGAAGTGAATCAATTTGCTTCTCATTTGGGTGAAAAATATAAATCACCCGGGTATCTTCTCTATGGCGAGCTTTTAATGTATCTTTGCCAAAGATTAATTAAGATAAAGAATTTAACCCCATCTTCTCCTATTAATTCCGAGAAAATTTATCGACTCTTTCATGATGCTGTATTAAATTTGTATGTTGGTGAATTTTTGCAGACTATTTCCCCTAATGAAATAAACAATGCCTATGGGATTACTACCGGAGATTTACCTTTTGCGCGTGAGCTATTCTTATATTCCAATGGTGCTACTACAATCACGGATTTTTGTAGAGAAATGAGAAAAGGAATGAATATTGGAGTCGATATCTCTGGAATAAAAAATGAAGCAAAAAAAATCGCTGAAATTATCGTGGCCAGGCAGTGTTTAGAACTCACCTGCACATCGGAATCTTATAGTTTGTAGCCGTTAATAGGTTTTTTATACTAAAAATCATTTCAAGTATCTTAAATTTTAAAAAAGATTTACTGCAGATTAACCCGTGTTGAAAAGGATCTAAATTGAAAATTCATGG harbors:
- a CDS encoding DUF3309 family protein, whose translation is MSLISLLILIIILLAVLPAWPYSRGWGYRPSGLVGLLLIILIVLLLLGHI
- a CDS encoding NRAMP family divalent metal transporter; protein product: MVKEKPSRTKRVLRFFKRLGPGLITGASDDDPSGIATYSQAGAQFGLLTLWTALITFPLMLAIQEMCARIGIVTSKGLATNIKKHYPKPILGITVLFTAPAIILNIGADIAGMGAVANLVMPIIPAYLFSLFFTLILIFLIIFLSYKKIVAVLKYLCLSLLLYLIIPFLIQQNWIEVLKHTFVPTIQFNKEYLSILVAILGTTISPYLFFWQATMEAENYDKSVGIMVGRRDIKHMNKDVAFGMLSSNLVMYFIIFTTGTILFKEGITNIETVEQAAKALEPLAGKLSYLLFALGVIGTGFLAIPVLGGCLSYTLTTLFGWKSGLDKQFYKAKCFYLIIIVALLLGLGIDFIELNPFQALLYTAILYGLTAPLLIAVILHLANNKKIMGKFTNGKWSNIFGFIALVLMTLAALLLIYFYFSG
- a CDS encoding amphi-Trp domain-containing protein — encoded protein: MTNQDTIELEKTYGSLAVANKLRRIADAIEQNKGFQIQINKQRIYVPVDVYVEFEYEEEGDEYELAIEMKWKKNKG
- a CDS encoding carbonic anhydrase family protein, translated to MKTISKKDQHNITPDQAIDLLQKGNQRFMQNLRFNRNLLQQVNETADGQYPFATILSCIDSRTPAELIFDQGLGDIFSIRVAGNIVNDDIIGSLEFACKVAGSKLIVVLGHTNCGAIKGACDDAQLGYLTQLLEKIKPAVHQEKTFKENRTGSNLAYVNEVATINIKNSIQNILNKSSIIKELKEQRAIKIVGGLYDVSSGEVIFFDE
- a CDS encoding bestrophin family protein translates to MKENKKIINQYEYPNFMECALAIHGSVTPRVWKKVLAVCVYSCFISLLSIFIPWLSLPISPFEYAGVIMGLILVFRVNAGYDRWWEARKLWGNVVNCSRNLAIIIISYVDSSNRGEIDKILGLIAAMPYLMKNSLRGITSIEEVKHLLCNDTYAELQQWQHKPNLISSKLASMLSQKQETGELNQFSFLKAEELRQTVLDCQGACERILKTPMPFVMAIKSRRFILLFLIILPVALVNYSAYINPIIVTLVAYALFSLDQIGVELQNPFSIENLSHLPLNDICSTIENNVMEIKKSKVNN
- a CDS encoding DUF5630 domain-containing protein — its product is MFRCSSGTFFEEKSNTFFVILKELQEAKPDDILTKIQNFVSLYEKGEFDNYFTDAKLQNIFSDLISLHSEMLTEIGFASGKQVPLTQLNPLQQLLGVYYLSLALKEIKSTNPDKCFNEKATKLLHKAADSSIQAILFLRPLYFLKCLEHNPSFAAEEVNQFASHLGEKYKSPGYLLYGELLMYLCQRLIKIKNLTPSSPINSEKIYRLFHDAVLNLYVGEFLQTISPNEINNAYGITTGDLPFARELFLYSNGATTITDFCREMRKGMNIGVDISGIKNEAKKIAEIIVARQCLELTCTSESYSL